One segment of Alistipes finegoldii DSM 17242 DNA contains the following:
- a CDS encoding S41 family peptidase produces the protein MIRKGYRYLLTAAAAASAAALLTFAARNDFGLGRNMEITVNMMRELSLSYVDPVDPDKLMEGAAEGMVRDLDPYTEFIPEEQMSDFELLTTGKYGGVGSLIRQKGDWVKIAQPYKGSPADRAGLKIGDKILAIDGKDAKGFTTEQVSSRLKGEPGSKVKVTVEHLDGSTETVTLQRERISIPGVPYTGWVADGIGYIRHSDFTEGCYEDMRAAVEKLRTGGELKGLILDYRSNGGGIMQEAIKILGMFVPKGTEVVSTKGRTEDSRQVYRTSSEPILPDLPLAVLINGNSASASEIVTGALQDLDRAVVIGQRSYGKGLVQSPRPLGYNAMLKLTTAKYYIPSGRCIQAIDYSHSQEGSVKAIPDSLITEYRTRAGRKVYDGGGIMPDIRTEPEYISRFAMTLYALGFVEDFGDDYMRRHPDQRIDIRNFSITDRDYADFAEFMKDKKVPYESDTRRALKALKKAAEDDRFADLKEKFDRVEAELKDDTQTNLETYRKEIVETINNDIVMRHGYSEGVIEHSLKDDPEVLRATEILGDGAAYTRIVTEQDTPRK, from the coding sequence ATGATTAGAAAAGGATACCGTTATCTGCTCACGGCCGCCGCTGCCGCTTCGGCGGCAGCCCTGCTGACCTTCGCCGCCCGCAACGACTTCGGGCTGGGGCGCAACATGGAGATTACGGTCAATATGATGCGCGAACTGTCGCTGAGCTATGTAGACCCGGTGGACCCCGACAAACTCATGGAAGGGGCCGCCGAAGGCATGGTCCGCGACCTCGATCCGTACACCGAATTCATCCCTGAGGAGCAAATGTCCGACTTCGAGCTGCTCACCACGGGCAAATACGGCGGCGTGGGATCGCTCATCCGCCAAAAGGGCGACTGGGTGAAGATCGCCCAGCCCTACAAGGGTTCGCCCGCCGACCGGGCCGGGCTGAAGATCGGCGACAAGATCCTCGCCATCGACGGCAAGGACGCCAAAGGCTTTACGACCGAGCAGGTCAGCTCCCGGCTCAAGGGGGAGCCGGGCAGCAAGGTCAAGGTGACCGTCGAGCACCTCGACGGCAGCACCGAGACCGTCACCCTGCAGCGCGAGCGCATCTCCATTCCGGGCGTGCCTTACACCGGCTGGGTGGCCGACGGCATCGGTTACATCCGTCACAGCGACTTTACCGAAGGGTGTTACGAAGACATGCGCGCAGCCGTCGAGAAGCTGCGCACCGGGGGAGAACTGAAGGGTCTGATCCTCGATTACCGCAGCAACGGCGGCGGCATCATGCAGGAGGCGATCAAGATTCTGGGCATGTTCGTTCCCAAAGGCACCGAGGTGGTAAGCACCAAAGGCCGTACGGAGGATTCGCGGCAGGTTTACCGCACCTCGTCGGAGCCGATCCTCCCCGACCTGCCGCTGGCGGTGCTCATCAACGGCAATTCGGCATCGGCGTCGGAGATCGTGACCGGCGCCTTGCAGGACCTCGACCGTGCGGTGGTCATCGGCCAGCGCAGCTACGGCAAGGGGCTTGTGCAATCGCCGCGGCCGCTGGGCTACAACGCCATGCTGAAGCTCACCACGGCCAAATACTACATCCCTTCGGGCCGCTGCATTCAGGCCATCGACTACTCCCACTCGCAGGAGGGTTCGGTAAAGGCCATACCCGACTCGCTCATCACCGAGTACCGGACCCGCGCCGGGCGCAAGGTCTACGACGGCGGGGGCATCATGCCCGACATCCGCACCGAACCCGAATACATCAGCCGCTTCGCGATGACGCTCTATGCGCTGGGATTCGTCGAGGATTTCGGCGACGACTACATGCGGCGTCATCCGGATCAACGGATCGACATCCGCAACTTCTCGATCACGGACCGGGATTACGCCGATTTCGCCGAATTCATGAAAGACAAGAAGGTGCCCTACGAATCGGACACCCGCCGCGCCCTCAAAGCGCTGAAAAAGGCCGCCGAGGACGACCGTTTCGCAGACCTCAAGGAGAAGTTCGACCGCGTCGAAGCCGAACTGAAGGACGACACGCAGACCAATCTGGAAACCTACCGCAAGGAGATCGTCGAGAC